GCTTCCATCCGAGCAGCCCGCCGCCAGGCTCTGACCGTCCTCCGAATAGGCGAGCGCCAGAATGGGCGCTGCGGCCCCGCGCAATTGACCGGCGCTCGACTTATCGTGGATCAGCTTCGTTCTCACGATGCGATCGTCGCCAGCATAAGCGATTCGTTGACCGTCACGCGTAAAGGCCACTGCAAGGATGCGCCCACCGGCATCGCGAATCTCACGAACCAGAGCTCCATCGGAGACGTTCCAGCAGCGGACGACGCCATCATCGCCGCCGCCAGCGAGCATCTCGCCGGCGAGATCAAAGGCAAGACCACGGACGACGGTCGCCAGCGACAAGTTAAGTACGTCGCCTTGTTGATGCGCCAAACGCAGCCGACCGTCTTCTGAACCAATCGCGACGTTCTGCCCGCCGGGGCTCACCGCGAATGCGGTCGTCGCGTCCGTCGTCAGCGAGCACTCCCATAGCGGCGCATCGTCGCCGACTTTGCGAACTTCAAGCTTGGCATCTGCAACAAGGGCGCCCCAGTGACTTACGTCGGGGGACCAACACGTCGCGAGGACATGATCGAGGGATTCGTTCAAGCGACTATCCAAGCGGCTCGCCTGTGCTGACCAGGTGATCCAGTGATCGCCAACACTCATTCCGTGAAGTTGGCGACCATCCGAGGTAAACCGTAGCACGTCGTCTTCGCCCGCTGTTTCGCTAAGCACCATCCGCGGTTCGCCGGTGAGCGGATCCCACAGCCGAACGGTGTGGTCCAGCGAAACCGACGCGAGCGTGCGACCATCCGCTGAGAAGTCGATCGCTAAGATGCCATCCGCATGGCCGTGCGCCTCGTCCAGTAGCGTCCAAGTGCTTGGATTCCAGATTTCGATGTCGTTGCCAGGCTCCTCGTGTCCCAACGCCAGTCGTAAGCCGTCCGGAGATATGGCGATACAGCGACAGGACTGTTTGTCGCGAGCCAACACCTTAGCGGGAGCCTCACTGGTCAGCGACCACACGCGCACTGTGCCGTCTTCGGACGTGGAAACTAACGAGCGTCCATCCTGAATGAAGACCAGATCCCAGACGCGATTTTCGTGCCCTCGCAGCGTCCGCCGCAGCGTACCCGTGGCGACATCCCAAATTCGGATGGTGTGATCGCGTCCGGCCGAGGCAATGGTCGTCCCATCCGGTGAAAACCTCGCCTTGCGCACCCGATCTTGATGGCCACTGAGGTCATGTAACAGCGCACCATCGGCGACGTTCCATACTTTGATGCTGCTATCGGCCAATGCCGTCATACATCGCGTGGCGTCCGGATCGAATTCGACGTGGAGCACCTCCGCCTTGGCATCGAGCGAAAGCTGGGAAATCACACGTTGATCCCGGGCATCGCGCACTTCCAGCGTGCCTTGTTTGCCACGCACCACACTCCGCCGACCGTCGCGAGAGATTTGCAGGAGTTGAATATCGCTGTTATCACTCGTCGTCGCGAGGTCCCAGATCTTGATCGTGCCGTCATAAGAACTTACGAACAATCGCTGAGCGTCCGGGGAAAACTCGAGTCTGCTGGCCTCTCGTTCCTGATGCAACGGAAACTGAAGCCGGATTTCACCGGATGCAACATCGACAATGCGGACAATCTTCTCGTCGCCGCAAGTAGCCAGTAGCGTGCCGTCGTTCGAGAGCGCATGACAATTGGCCGCATACTTAGAACTCACGCTCCACGTTTCATCTGGCTTAAAGCTTGGTACGATGTAGCGGACAGGCCCGCTGCCCTTGAGCGAGGTCGCGATCACATGCTGTCCCGCGTCGGTGAAGGTCAACCGCGTGATACCCCACAAGCTTGAGAAGCGGTACTTCAACAACGTATCGGAATCCCATTCCCAGTGTCGTCCCGTGCCCCAACGCCCCCCTAAGGCCAAAAGCTTGCCGTCTGGCGAGAACTGGCACGCCATGGCGCCCACGGTGTGCGGCGGCTTGCGTTGTCGGAGAAGTCGGCGATCTGGCAGTGAATAAACCCGTGCCACGCAATCTTCTCCGACGGCCGCAAGCAGCGATCCGTCGGACGAGAACGTTATGCAGCGCACGGCCCCCGAGTGATCCTCCAGCGCTCCGAAGGGTTCCCGTAATTTCAAATCCCAAAAGCGCACGTAGCCATCGTCGCCGCCGGAGACCGCGAGCGTGGGATCGGTGGGTGAAAAGGCCACCGTTCGCACCGGCCCGATGTGCCCGCGAAAACGATGAAGTTCCTCGCCATTCGTGGTATCCCAAAGTCGCACGGAACCGTCGTGACCGCAGGAGAGAAGCGTACGCCCATCGATCGAGCACGCGATTTGAAAGACCTCACCAACATGCCCGCGCAACGTGAGTCGGTCGCGTTGGCATAGCTGTTGCAGGTGGCCCCACGCAAAATCGCGCAGCCGGACGGGGCACCGTTCCGAGTCTTCCAACATCCGCTCCGCGGCCGCCAGATCGGTGGTGACGGCATTGGCGATTTTCGAGAGCTGCAGGTTGTAAACGCCGTTCTCCAAGGCCTCTTGGCGCGCAAGTGCCTCGCGACGACTGTCTTCCGCTTCAAGCGACTTGTTGCGCCAGGCCACGGCCAAAGAGGCCGAAATCGCCGTAGCGGCAACCAAGATCAACAGCGTCGCGGCCGAGAGTCCTGCCACAACCGGACTGCGACGGCACCAACGGGTGAATCGCCCCCAGCCGCCGATGCGGAGCTTCCGAATCGGTTGCAACTCGAGGAATCGCCGCAAATCATCCGCCAGGTCTTTCGCCGAGGCGTACCGATCCGTGGGGTTCTTCGCGATCGCCGATAGCAGGATTGTTTCTAAGTCCGTGGGAATTCGTTTGTCGAAGCGGCGCGGCGACGGCGGTTCCACTTCCAGAATCTGGCGCAACAATCCCTGTCGGTCGTCCGCCACAAAGGCGGTGCGTAGAGCCACTAACTCATACAACGTCATGCCGAGTCCGTAGACGTCCGATCGATGATCGATCGCCGCACGATTGCCCGAGGCCTGTTCCGGACTCATGTACGGCATCGTGCCCACAAGTCCGCCCGTGGTCGTGAGCGTTGCGTTGTCCTGAGTCAATGCCAGGCCGAAGTCCGAGACCCAGACGTGACCATCTTTGCCCAGCAATAAGTTAGAAGGTTTGATATCGCGGTGAATCACGCCGCACTGGTGTGCGCAATCGAGAGCCTCCGCTACCTCGATTCCCAGTCGTGCGATCGCGCGGTAGTACTTGCGTCCTGTTACGGAAGTCAACGTGCTCTCCGCTTGGGCAACGGTCGATGCCACATGCGTTGAACGGCGCGATGGAGTCGTTGATCCGGGCAATGCGTCGTCGGCGATGCCTGCCGACGATGGCTGCGGCGTGGCCCGCGCGCGGCGTTCGGCAATGACTTGCGCGACGTTGCCCCCCTCGATCAACTGCATCGCGAAGAAGTTGATCCCACGCTCGGCGCCGACGGCGTAAATCGGCACAATACTCGGGTG
The DNA window shown above is from Planctomycetia bacterium and carries:
- a CDS encoding protein kinase codes for the protein MATSENQDTSGEQRLDQIVAAYLEDREQGAAPDPEAWINAHPEFGAELREFLSNWDGVSALGKELLSPPAMVPTSLVGAPTLTELGDFRILRELGRGGMGIVYEAEQVSLHRRVALKVLPQASLLDERLLRRFRHEAAAVASLHHPSIVPIYAVGAERGINFFAMQLIEGGNVAQVIAERRARATPQPSSAGIADDALPGSTTPSRRSTHVASTVAQAESTLTSVTGRKYYRAIARLGIEVAEALDCAHQCGVIHRDIKPSNLLLGKDGHVWVSDFGLALTQDNATLTTTGGLVGTMPYMSPEQASGNRAAIDHRSDVYGLGMTLYELVALRTAFVADDRQGLLRQILEVEPPSPRRFDKRIPTDLETILLSAIAKNPTDRYASAKDLADDLRRFLELQPIRKLRIGGWGRFTRWCRRSPVVAGLSAATLLILVAATAISASLAVAWRNKSLEAEDSRREALARQEALENGVYNLQLSKIANAVTTDLAAAERMLEDSERCPVRLRDFAWGHLQQLCQRDRLTLRGHVGEVFQIACSIDGRTLLSCGHDGSVRLWDTTNGEELHRFRGHIGPVRTVAFSPTDPTLAVSGGDDGYVRFWDLKLREPFGALEDHSGAVRCITFSSDGSLLAAVGEDCVARVYSLPDRRLLRQRKPPHTVGAMACQFSPDGKLLALGGRWGTGRHWEWDSDTLLKYRFSSLWGITRLTFTDAGQHVIATSLKGSGPVRYIVPSFKPDETWSVSSKYAANCHALSNDGTLLATCGDEKIVRIVDVASGEIRLQFPLHQEREASRLEFSPDAQRLFVSSYDGTIKIWDLATTSDNSDIQLLQISRDGRRSVVRGKQGTLEVRDARDQRVISQLSLDAKAEVLHVEFDPDATRCMTALADSSIKVWNVADGALLHDLSGHQDRVRKARFSPDGTTIASAGRDHTIRIWDVATGTLRRTLRGHENRVWDLVFIQDGRSLVSTSEDGTVRVWSLTSEAPAKVLARDKQSCRCIAISPDGLRLALGHEEPGNDIEIWNPSTWTLLDEAHGHADGILAIDFSADGRTLASVSLDHTVRLWDPLTGEPRMVLSETAGEDDVLRFTSDGRQLHGMSVGDHWITWSAQASRLDSRLNESLDHVLATCWSPDVSHWGALVADAKLEVRKVGDDAPLWECSLTTDATTAFAVSPGGQNVAIGSEDGRLRLAHQQGDVLNLSLATVVRGLAFDLAGEMLAGGGDDGVVRCWNVSDGALVREIRDAGGRILAVAFTRDGQRIAYAGDDRIVRTKLIHDKSSAGQLRGAAAPILALAYSEDGQSLAAGCSDGSVYVWDNFSSRPRRVVDACEFACRCLSFSPSGERLAAVDQSGSTTLTDLRDGHVQAAIRGDINTSTTAFDEHGEHLWVTRISPLATLEKWNARVGEPIAQLSGHRKGVTNLTFSPNGSLLASCSHDRSAILWDVEARQLRGRIRPADADVLSIAFDRRSKWLVMTDSKDRLTVWDVTSLSQIAMWQDPEKSRTNLAVSPSEDIACTGGGSVVRVHDLNHLGEPRSFQLEKAGGVGRLAFSRDGGKVAIAGYGGYTNVFDPKTLTVMATWRNHANGGGRVAWSPDARLVVTPADAGDHALQVWDTTTQRERPMDSPWVWGGTGDVEFLRDGGRCAYCLHNGHRDVRIGDVNSGREVVAFAQTTGTGNGRLAVSPDGKLLATNGPGDTIWLFDTDTLRELPRGGRADAGSSFTRNVR